One Elephas maximus indicus isolate mEleMax1 chromosome X, mEleMax1 primary haplotype, whole genome shotgun sequence DNA segment encodes these proteins:
- the MAGEH1 gene encoding melanoma-associated antigen H1 gives MPRGRKSRRRRNARAAEENRNNRKIQASEASNALLATPVVPCTRQDDLSGREEDPSTPDEPSTTSEEASSTAQAQKPSVPRSNFQGTKKSLLMSILALIFIMGNSAKEALVWKVLGKLGMQPGRQHSIFGDPKKVVTEEFVRRGYLIYKPVPRSSPVEYEFFWGPRAHVESSKLKVMHFVARVRNRCSKDWPCNYDWDSEDDAEVEAILNSGARGYSAP, from the coding sequence ATGCCTCGGGGGCGGAAGAGTCGGCGCCGCCGTAATGCAAGGGCTGCAGAAGAGAATCGCAACAATCGCAAAATCCAGGCCTCAGAGGCTTCCAATGCCCTGCTGGCCACCCCGGTGGTCCCTTGCACCCGCCAGGACGACCTGAGTGGCCGTGAGGAAGACCCGAGCACCCCCGACGAGCCCTCCACCACCTCTGAAGAAGCGTCCAGCACTGCTCAAGCACAAAAGCCCTCGGTACCCCGGAGCAATTTTCAGGGCACCAAGAAAAGTCTCCTGATGTCCATACTAGCCCTCATCTTCATTATGGGCAACAGCGCCAAGGAGGCCTTGGTGTGGAAGGTGCTGGGGAAGTTGGGGATGCAGCCTGGCAGGCAGCACAGCATCTTTGGAGATCCGAAGAAGGTCGTCACGGAAGAGTTTGTGCGCAGAGGGTACCTGATTTATAAGCCAGTGCCCCGCAGCAGTCCCGTGGAGTATGAGTTCTTCTGGGGCCCTCGAGCACACGTGGAATCCAGCAAGCTGAAAGTCATGCATTTTGTGGCAAGGGTGCGTAACCGATGTTCCAAAGACTGGCCATGTAATTACGATTGGGATTCAGAGGATGATGCAGAAGTTGAGGCTATCCTCAATTCAGGTGCTAGGGGTTACTCCGCACCCTAG